The proteins below are encoded in one region of Takifugu rubripes chromosome 1, fTakRub1.2, whole genome shotgun sequence:
- the mrasa gene encoding ras-related protein M-Ras: MATSAVPSDNLPTYKLVVVGDGGVGKSALTIQFFQKIFVPDYDPTIEDSYLKHTEIDGQWAILDVLDTAGQEEFSAMREQYMRTGDGFLIVFSVTDKASFEHVDRFHQLILRVKDREAFPMVLVANKVDLVHLRKVNSEQGQEMAAKHNITYIETSAKDPPMNVDKAFHELVRVIRQQVPERNQKKKKKMKWRAERSASSHRFHCAIL, translated from the exons ATGGCGACCAGCGCCGTCCCCAGTGATAACCTGCCAACGTAcaagctggtggtggtgggggatgGTGGCGTCGGGAAGAGCGCCCTGACCATCCAGTTTTTCCAGAAGATCTTTGTGCCAGACTACGACCCCACGATCGAGGACTCGTacctcaaacacacagagaTCGACGGCCAGTGGGCCATTCTGGATG TGCTGGACACAGCCGGCCAGGAGGAGTTCAGCGCAATGAGGGAGCAGTATATGAGGACAGGGGACGGCTTCCTCATCGTCTTCTCTGTGACCGACAAAGCCAGCTTCGAACACGTCGACCGCTTTCATCAACTCATACTACGAGTCAAAGACAG GGAGGCCTTCCCGATGGTGTTGGTGGCCAATAAAGTGGATTTGGTCCATCTGAGAAAAGTCAACTCCGAACAGGGCCAAGAAATGGCTGCGAAGCATAAT ATAACGTATATTGAGACTAGTGCCAAGGATCCTCCCATGAATGTGGACAAAGCCTTTCACGAGCTTGTCCGTGTTATAAG acaacaggtgccAGAGCGaaaccagaagaagaaaaagaagatgaagtGGAGAGCAGAACGTTCGGCGAGCTCCCACAGGTTCCACTGTGCCATATTGTGA